The following are encoded together in the Nitrospirota bacterium genome:
- a CDS encoding NADH-quinone oxidoreductase subunit H — translation MNINPFLIELVQIAVLLALAPAFAGWVKMVKCWFQGRTSPSLFQPYRDIMKLFAKDVTLAENASWIFRFTPYLVFGVSVLAGGIIPILSADLPLSATADVIALVALFAIARFFTALAGMDIGTAFGGMGSSREMTIASLAEPAMLMAVFAVSLVSKSTSLSQITHVISQGHAMLRPSLVFALLAFVLIALAETGRVPVDNPATHLELTMIHEAMILEYSGRHLALIEWAGMMKLFLFVVLGIASFFPWGIAMDDDATALLAALPVLLLKLAVVGVGLVMIETGLAKMRIFRITEFLGSAFLFATLGMLSYFMLE, via the coding sequence TTGAACATCAATCCGTTCCTCATAGAGCTGGTTCAGATCGCCGTTCTCCTCGCACTTGCTCCGGCCTTTGCCGGCTGGGTAAAGATGGTGAAGTGCTGGTTCCAGGGCCGCACGTCGCCGAGCCTGTTCCAGCCCTACCGGGACATCATGAAGTTGTTCGCCAAGGACGTGACGCTGGCGGAGAACGCCTCGTGGATATTCCGATTCACGCCGTACCTCGTGTTCGGCGTTTCGGTCCTGGCCGGCGGGATCATCCCGATCCTTTCCGCGGACCTGCCGCTCTCCGCCACGGCCGATGTCATAGCCCTGGTGGCGCTCTTTGCCATAGCCCGGTTCTTTACGGCGCTGGCGGGCATGGACATCGGCACGGCCTTCGGCGGAATGGGGTCGAGCCGCGAGATGACCATTGCGTCGCTTGCCGAGCCTGCCATGCTGATGGCCGTGTTCGCCGTTTCCCTCGTGAGCAAATCCACGTCGCTCTCCCAGATAACCCATGTCATCTCCCAGGGACACGCGATGCTGAGGCCGTCGCTGGTTTTCGCGCTCCTGGCGTTCGTCCTGATCGCCCTGGCAGAAACGGGCAGAGTGCCGGTGGACAATCCCGCCACCCACCTGGAGCTGACCATGATCCATGAGGCGATGATCCTCGAGTATTCGGGGAGACACCTCGCGCTTATCGAGTGGGCGGGAATGATGAAGCTGTTCCTCTTCGTCGTCCTGGGGATTGCCTCGTTCTTTCCCTGGGGGATCGCGATGGACGACGATGCGACCGCACTTCTTGCAGCCTTGCCGGTGCTACTGCTCAAGCTCGCCGTCGTGGGGGTCGGCCTGGTCATGATCGAGACCGGCCTGGCGAAGATGCGGATCTTCCGGATTACCGAGTTCCTGGGGAGCGCCTTCCTGTTCGCAACGCTCGGCATGTTGTCGTACTTCATGCTGGAGTAG
- a CDS encoding formate hydrogenlyase — translation MNVQLASQLNSLLAALILLTTFGLLVQKRMNALLHLFALQGFLLAVSTAMVGFVGGAHDLYISSILTLATKVVVLPYILHVLIQKLRIHKEVETVVKIPTTMLMGIVLVIFSYHLTAPIRELSTLVTKSTLAVALATVMLGFLMMITRKHAVTQIIGFLAMENGLLFAATSATYGMPLVVELGVALDLLIAAFIFGMFFFHISTAFDSLDVDQMARLKEED, via the coding sequence ATGAATGTACAGCTTGCCTCACAGCTCAACAGCCTCCTGGCGGCACTGATCCTGCTGACGACGTTCGGCCTTCTGGTGCAGAAGAGGATGAACGCCCTCTTGCATCTCTTCGCGCTGCAGGGCTTCCTGCTCGCCGTGAGCACCGCCATGGTTGGTTTCGTCGGCGGGGCCCATGATCTGTATATTTCATCCATCCTGACCCTGGCGACGAAGGTCGTGGTCCTGCCCTATATCCTTCATGTGCTTATCCAGAAATTAAGGATCCACAAAGAAGTGGAAACGGTCGTGAAGATCCCCACGACCATGCTGATGGGGATCGTGCTGGTGATATTCTCCTATCACCTGACCGCGCCCATCCGGGAGCTTTCAACGCTCGTGACCAAATCGACGCTCGCCGTAGCCCTCGCCACCGTCATGCTCGGCTTCTTGATGATGATCACCCGCAAGCACGCGGTCACGCAGATCATCGGGTTCCTCGCCATGGAGAACGGGCTGCTGTTCGCCGCCACGAGCGCGACCTACGGCATGCCCCTCGTCGTGGAGCTCGGCGTGGCCCTGGACCTGTTGATCGCCGCGTTCATCTTCGGGATGTTCTTCTTCCATATCAGCACGGCCTTCGACAGCCTTGATGTCGACCAGATGGCGAGGCTGAAGGAAGAGGATTGA
- a CDS encoding hydrogenase 4 subunit F, translating to MALLILLCVPLFAAMALGFIGDRKIAAEMNIVGSGATFVASVGLAFQVYEQGPMLAWDNFFFVDAFSVYLTVLTAFVSMTTAIFSRRYMRREREHGTLGPRRMRFYHAMFQLFIFAMLLCLLTNNVGILWIAMELATLSTVLLVSLYRTPAAIEAAWKYFILCGVGIALALFGTVLLYFAAEKVLGAGGAALHWTNLAQVSDKLEPTILSLAFVFLMVGYGTKVGLVPVHNWLPDAHSEGPTPISAVLSGLLLNIALYALVRCKVLVDGSTGTHHSGSIMMGFGILSIIVASFSLLRQKDIKRLFAYSSIEHMGIATFAFGLGGPVATFGALLHMLVHSLTKSSIFFTVGHASQMHRTQDMEKIKGLIRGNPLVGWGMALGVMAIVGMPPFGVFTSEFLILTATIKDAPLMAPFLLLGLGVSFAALFRRVQPMVAGSIPGYQHRIKAAHIPVLLHMAVVLCLGLYMPKFLAGWFHTAVGLLK from the coding sequence ATGGCCCTTCTGATTCTCCTCTGCGTTCCGCTCTTCGCTGCCATGGCGCTGGGCTTCATCGGCGACCGGAAGATCGCGGCCGAAATGAACATCGTCGGCTCCGGGGCCACCTTTGTCGCGAGCGTCGGGCTGGCGTTCCAGGTCTATGAGCAGGGACCGATGCTGGCCTGGGACAACTTCTTCTTTGTCGATGCCTTCAGCGTCTACCTCACGGTCCTCACCGCCTTCGTCTCCATGACCACGGCGATCTTCAGCAGGCGCTACATGCGCCGCGAACGCGAACACGGCACGCTCGGGCCACGGAGGATGCGCTTCTACCACGCCATGTTCCAGCTCTTCATCTTTGCCATGCTGCTCTGCCTCCTGACGAACAATGTCGGCATCCTCTGGATCGCCATGGAACTGGCGACGCTGTCCACGGTCCTGCTCGTGTCCCTCTACCGCACCCCGGCCGCGATCGAGGCGGCATGGAAATACTTCATCCTCTGCGGCGTCGGCATCGCGCTCGCGCTGTTCGGGACGGTGCTGCTGTACTTTGCCGCTGAAAAGGTGCTGGGCGCCGGCGGCGCGGCGCTTCACTGGACGAATCTCGCCCAGGTGAGCGACAAACTGGAACCGACCATCCTGTCCCTGGCCTTTGTGTTCCTCATGGTCGGGTACGGCACCAAGGTCGGTCTCGTGCCGGTCCACAACTGGCTTCCCGATGCGCACAGCGAAGGCCCGACCCCGATCTCGGCCGTTCTCTCCGGCCTTCTGCTCAATATCGCGCTCTACGCGCTCGTCCGCTGCAAGGTCCTTGTAGACGGGTCCACGGGCACGCACCATTCGGGCAGCATCATGATGGGCTTCGGCATCCTGTCGATCATCGTGGCCTCCTTTTCCCTCCTGCGGCAGAAGGACATCAAAAGGCTGTTCGCGTACTCGTCCATCGAGCACATGGGCATCGCCACGTTCGCCTTCGGTCTCGGCGGCCCGGTGGCGACCTTCGGCGCACTCCTGCACATGCTGGTCCACAGCCTGACCAAATCATCCATATTCTTCACCGTGGGCCATGCCTCCCAGATGCACAGGACGCAGGACATGGAGAAGATCAAGGGACTGATCAGGGGCAATCCCCTGGTCGGGTGGGGCATGGCGCTCGGCGTCATGGCGATCGTCGGGATGCCTCCCTTTGGCGTGTTCACCAGCGAATTCCTGATCCTCACGGCCACGATCAAGGACGCGCCGCTCATGGCGCCGTTCCTTCTGCTGGGGCTCGGGGTCTCCTTTGCAGCGCTCTTCAGGAGAGTGCAGCCCATGGTGGCGGGAAGCATACCGGGCTACCAGCACCGAATCAAGGCGGCGCATATTCCCGTTCTGCTGCACATGGCGGTGGTTCTTTGTCTCGGGCTGTATATGCCGAAATTCCTTGCCGGGTGGTTCCATACGGCGGTTGGACTCTTGAAGTGA
- a CDS encoding NADH-quinone oxidoreductase subunit C: MGRLKETIQKALGEEAKLLEDQQPSSVAAFLVPRNRFAEAAKALKKEYALLAAEWATDETPFGRGFGVFACFRKESEYLLVKTFAPVDDPTFPSLTKKFVPAYRFERQMKSLMGVTPIGHPDMRPWIKHEDWPEDAWPLRKSFDASQRLPRVYGEYRWVRAEGEGVYEIPVGPVHAGIIEPGHFRFQAMGEDILNLEEKLGYVHKGIEKRFESLSWRDASRLAGRVSGDTTVAHALAYCRAVEALTGSTPPDRALWLRALFLERERIANHLGDLGAICNDVAFAILWYHFMRIKEAILRTNLKLFGHRFMMDRIVPGGVSVDVGEDGVQAILSEMDWLAPEFERLVRIYDENSSVEDRVRDTGVLSSEKARDLGMVGFVARASGLNLDCRIHNPFPPYDRISVAVSVLVSGDVHARAWARVEEVRDSIRIIREILKSMPAGATEVPSGTPLPDRAGFSAVEGWRGEILYWVQSGPKGEINRCMVRDPSSVNWLGLEQCIHGNIVPDFPLCNKSFNQSYSGNDL, translated from the coding sequence ATGGGCAGGCTGAAAGAAACCATACAAAAAGCACTCGGCGAAGAGGCAAAGCTGCTTGAAGACCAGCAGCCCTCCTCCGTTGCCGCCTTTCTCGTGCCGAGGAACCGGTTCGCGGAAGCGGCAAAGGCGCTCAAGAAGGAATACGCGCTGCTCGCGGCAGAGTGGGCGACTGACGAGACCCCGTTCGGGAGGGGGTTCGGGGTATTCGCCTGCTTTCGCAAGGAGTCGGAATATCTCCTGGTGAAGACCTTCGCGCCGGTTGATGACCCAACCTTTCCGAGCCTCACGAAAAAATTTGTCCCAGCCTACCGGTTCGAACGACAGATGAAAAGCCTCATGGGGGTAACGCCAATCGGTCATCCTGACATGAGGCCCTGGATCAAGCACGAGGACTGGCCGGAGGACGCCTGGCCGCTCAGGAAGTCCTTCGACGCGTCACAGCGCCTGCCGAGGGTCTACGGAGAGTACCGCTGGGTCCGGGCGGAGGGCGAGGGGGTCTATGAAATTCCCGTGGGCCCGGTACATGCCGGCATTATCGAGCCCGGGCATTTCCGGTTCCAGGCCATGGGCGAGGATATCCTCAACCTCGAGGAAAAGCTCGGCTATGTGCATAAGGGGATCGAAAAAAGGTTCGAGTCCCTCTCCTGGCGCGATGCGTCGCGCCTTGCCGGCAGGGTTTCGGGCGACACTACCGTTGCGCACGCTCTGGCGTACTGCCGGGCGGTGGAGGCCCTGACCGGGAGTACTCCTCCGGACCGCGCGCTGTGGCTCCGGGCGCTGTTCCTCGAGCGGGAGCGCATAGCGAACCACCTCGGTGATCTGGGCGCCATCTGCAACGACGTCGCCTTCGCAATCCTCTGGTACCATTTCATGCGGATCAAGGAAGCGATCCTGCGCACGAACCTCAAGCTCTTTGGCCATCGCTTTATGATGGACAGGATCGTTCCCGGCGGCGTGTCCGTTGATGTCGGGGAGGACGGCGTTCAGGCCATTCTCTCCGAAATGGATTGGCTCGCACCGGAGTTCGAGCGCCTCGTCCGGATCTACGATGAAAATTCTTCCGTCGAGGACCGGGTGAGGGACACCGGCGTTCTCTCATCGGAAAAGGCGCGGGACCTCGGCATGGTGGGCTTCGTGGCAAGGGCAAGCGGGTTGAACCTCGACTGCCGCATCCACAATCCCTTTCCTCCCTACGACCGCATCAGCGTGGCAGTCTCCGTGCTTGTCTCCGGCGATGTGCATGCCCGGGCATGGGCCCGCGTGGAAGAGGTCCGTGACTCGATCCGGATCATCCGCGAGATCCTGAAGTCCATGCCCGCCGGAGCCACGGAGGTCCCATCCGGTACGCCGCTTCCGGACCGGGCAGGGTTCTCGGCTGTCGAGGGCTGGCGGGGGGAGATCCTGTACTGGGTCCAGTCAGGGCCGAAGGGGGAGATCAACCGCTGCATGGTCAGGGACCCGTCGAGCGTAAACTGGCTGGGTCTGGAGCAGTGCATCCACGGGAACATCGTGCCCGACTTCCCGCTGTGCAACAAGAGCTTCAACCAGTCGTACTCGGGGAACGACCTGTAA
- a CDS encoding NADH-quinone oxidoreductase subunit B family protein, with the protein MIRILKQIFRTGVVTEPLPAVIDPEIEKIGVQLEEAVRRRFKRSLTIRQVDPGSCNGCELEIHAINNPIYNCERFGIHFTASPRFADLLLVTGPVSHNMEIALTRTYNATPTPKIVIAVGDCGCTGGVFGESYASLGPVNKVIPVDACIPGCPPTPTALLQGILKALEGRGAPGVMKDAAGSTDSREGSK; encoded by the coding sequence ATGATCCGCATTCTCAAACAGATATTCCGCACCGGCGTCGTCACCGAGCCGCTCCCAGCCGTCATTGATCCGGAGATCGAGAAGATCGGCGTGCAACTGGAGGAAGCCGTCCGGAGGCGCTTCAAGCGAAGCCTCACGATCCGCCAGGTGGATCCCGGCTCCTGCAACGGCTGCGAGCTCGAGATCCATGCCATCAACAACCCCATTTACAACTGCGAGCGCTTCGGCATCCACTTCACCGCTTCGCCCCGGTTCGCCGACCTGCTGCTCGTCACGGGTCCGGTCTCGCATAACATGGAAATAGCGCTCACGCGGACCTACAACGCGACGCCGACTCCGAAGATCGTCATCGCCGTGGGAGACTGCGGGTGCACGGGCGGCGTGTTCGGAGAGAGCTATGCGTCGCTGGGCCCGGTCAACAAGGTCATCCCCGTGGACGCATGCATTCCCGGGTGCCCGCCGACGCCGACGGCTCTGCTGCAGGGCATCCTGAAAGCGCTCGAGGGCAGGGGAGCGCCAGGGGTCATGAAAGACGCCGCGGGAAGCACCGACAGCCGGGAGGGGAGCAAATAA
- a CDS encoding c(7)-type cytochrome triheme domain-containing protein codes for MKKISALGLAVLFCLCMPFVAAAEKVGGGDLTFKPKGAAPVVFSHEYHVNAKGLKCTGCHYQVFQMTQGSYKMDMSKLTKGDFCGKCHNGQKSFDVKDTKNCTKCHK; via the coding sequence ATGAAGAAAATATCTGCTCTTGGACTTGCTGTTCTGTTCTGCCTGTGCATGCCTTTCGTCGCTGCTGCAGAAAAGGTAGGGGGGGGTGATCTGACCTTCAAACCGAAGGGAGCGGCGCCGGTCGTCTTCAGTCATGAATACCATGTCAACGCCAAAGGGCTGAAATGCACGGGCTGCCATTACCAGGTGTTCCAGATGACCCAGGGGTCCTACAAGATGGACATGAGCAAACTGACCAAGGGCGACTTCTGCGGGAAATGCCACAACGGCCAGAAGTCCTTCGACGTGAAGGATACGAAGAACTGCACGAAATGTCATAAATGA
- a CDS encoding alpha/beta fold hydrolase → MNCMRIARIASISFAPLLCLLLAFGCYPATKVPLDTLRYDAPDGDHRLLFVFLPGNGDAITTFEKHGLVQAVRTKKIEADMIAVYAHLGYYAKGTIFTRLKEDVIDPAKARGYKSIWLIGNSLGGYGSISYALRHPDDIAGIVLLGPFLGDKKLIQEIRDAGGLQKWEPGDTSDKTAAGWERQIWQWLKAGDRQNSFQAWIGKCDDGNRGCASRVYLGYGKRDRFSAGQELMAEYLPPGDVFAIKGGHDWGTWEKLWGLILDRMTATGSVVPAEISQ, encoded by the coding sequence ATGAACTGCATGAGGATCGCGCGTATCGCATCCATATCATTTGCCCCGCTTCTGTGCCTTCTCCTCGCCTTCGGGTGCTATCCTGCAACGAAGGTTCCTCTCGATACGCTCCGCTACGACGCGCCGGACGGCGACCACCGGCTTCTCTTTGTTTTTCTTCCCGGAAACGGCGACGCTATTACGACCTTCGAAAAGCACGGCCTCGTCCAGGCGGTGCGCACGAAAAAGATCGAGGCTGACATGATCGCTGTTTATGCCCACCTCGGATACTATGCAAAGGGCACGATATTCACCCGGCTCAAGGAGGACGTTATCGATCCGGCCAAGGCCAGGGGCTACAAGAGCATCTGGCTGATCGGGAACTCTCTCGGCGGCTACGGCTCGATATCCTATGCGCTGCGGCATCCCGATGACATCGCTGGCATCGTGCTTCTGGGACCGTTCCTCGGCGACAAGAAACTGATCCAGGAGATCAGGGACGCCGGCGGATTGCAGAAATGGGAGCCCGGCGATACCTCGGATAAGACGGCGGCAGGCTGGGAAAGGCAGATATGGCAGTGGTTGAAGGCCGGGGACCGTCAGAACAGCTTCCAGGCCTGGATTGGGAAGTGCGATGACGGCAACCGGGGCTGCGCTTCGCGGGTCTACCTCGGCTATGGGAAGCGGGACCGGTTCTCCGCAGGGCAGGAACTGATGGCGGAATACCTGCCTCCCGGGGACGTGTTTGCCATTAAGGGCGGCCACGACTGGGGCACCTGGGAAAAGCTGTGGGGCCTGATCCTCGACCGGATGACCGCGACGGGTTCCGTGGTCCCCGCGGAAATTTCTCAGTGA
- the fdnG gene encoding formate dehydrogenase-N subunit alpha: protein MQVTRRQFFKISAAGLGASSVAALGFAPDNALAEVREFKLSRSTETRNTCPYCSVSCGLIMHSMGDKAKNAELSIFHIEGDPDHPVNRGTLCPKGAGLVDFVHSPNRLKYPEYRAPGTNEWKRISWDEAFTKIARLMKDDRDKNFIAKNADGAVVNRWLTTGFLAASASSNETGYITHKAVRSTGILAFDNQARVUHGPTVASLAPTFGRGAMTNHWVDIKNANVVIVMGGNAAEAHPCGFKWVTEAKAHNHATLIVIDPRFTRSASVADLYAPLRTGTDIAFLGGLVNYLLSADKIQHEYVKAYTDASFIVREDFNFDDGLFSGYDSAKRLYEKTSWMYEMGKDGFAKVDPTLKHPRCVFQMLKKHYARYTPEAVSNICGTPKDTFLKVCEIVATTSVPDRTLTIMYALGWTQHSVGSQMIRTAAMMQLLLGNIGMAGGGMNALRGHSNIQGLTDLGLLSNLLPGYLTLPGDKETDYQAYINKRALKPLRPGQLSYWQNYTKFHVSLMKAWFGDAATKKNNWCFDWLPKLDKVYDVLQTFELMNQGKLNGYFCQGFNPLAAFPNKAKIGGALAKLKYLVVIDPLATETSCFWENHGDHNDVDPAKIQTEVFRLPSTCFAEENGSLTNSGRWLQWHYKGANPPEEARPDADIVAGIFLKLRELYKKEGGAFPDPILNLTWNHKIPLEPAPEELAMEYSGKALEDVTDPKDKTKVLVKKGQQLDGFGQLKDDGTTSCGCWLFSGSWTEKGNLMARRDNSDPSGLGNTLNWAFSWPANRRILYNRASNDPSGKPWDPKRKLIGWNGAAWTGVDVPDFKPDVPPGDPMNPFIMNPEGVARLFAVDKMAEGPFPEHYEPFETPIDTNPLHPKVVSNPAARVFKNDFDAFGKSKDFPYAGTTYRLTEHFHFWTKHTKLSSIVQPEQFVEIGEELAKEKGIKAGDWVKVWSNRGFIKAKALVTKRIIPLQVNGKTVHHVGIPIHWGFKGVAKNGYIANTLTPYVGDANVQTPEFKSFLVNIEKA, encoded by the coding sequence ATGCAGGTAACACGAAGACAGTTTTTCAAGATTTCTGCAGCTGGACTGGGGGCTTCCAGTGTTGCGGCGCTCGGTTTTGCGCCGGATAATGCGCTGGCAGAAGTGCGGGAGTTCAAGCTCTCCCGCAGCACCGAGACCCGCAATACCTGTCCTTACTGTTCGGTGAGCTGCGGCTTGATCATGCACAGCATGGGGGACAAGGCAAAAAACGCCGAGCTGTCCATCTTCCACATCGAAGGCGACCCCGACCATCCGGTGAACCGCGGCACCCTCTGCCCGAAGGGCGCGGGGCTGGTGGATTTCGTCCACAGTCCGAACAGGCTCAAGTACCCGGAATACCGCGCCCCCGGGACGAATGAATGGAAACGCATTTCCTGGGACGAGGCGTTTACCAAGATCGCACGGCTGATGAAAGACGACCGGGACAAGAACTTCATTGCAAAGAACGCAGACGGCGCCGTGGTCAACCGCTGGCTGACCACGGGATTCCTTGCAGCCTCCGCTTCCAGCAACGAAACCGGTTACATCACTCACAAGGCGGTCCGCAGCACCGGCATCCTTGCATTCGACAATCAGGCGCGAGTTTGACACGGCCCCACGGTGGCCAGTTTGGCCCCTACGTTCGGCCGCGGCGCGATGACCAACCACTGGGTTGACATCAAGAACGCCAATGTCGTCATCGTCATGGGTGGAAACGCTGCCGAAGCCCACCCCTGCGGATTCAAATGGGTGACCGAGGCTAAAGCGCATAATCACGCCACGCTCATCGTGATCGATCCCCGCTTCACCCGTTCGGCCTCGGTGGCGGACCTCTATGCCCCGCTTCGCACCGGCACGGACATCGCTTTCCTTGGAGGGCTGGTCAACTATCTGCTCTCTGCCGACAAGATCCAGCACGAATACGTCAAGGCCTACACGGACGCAAGTTTCATCGTGCGCGAGGACTTCAATTTCGATGACGGCCTGTTCTCCGGATACGACTCTGCCAAACGCTTGTACGAAAAAACCAGCTGGATGTACGAAATGGGGAAGGACGGCTTTGCCAAGGTAGACCCCACCCTGAAACATCCCCGATGCGTGTTCCAAATGCTGAAGAAGCACTATGCCCGGTACACGCCGGAAGCGGTGAGCAATATCTGCGGTACGCCCAAAGACACGTTCCTCAAGGTCTGCGAGATCGTCGCCACCACGTCTGTGCCGGACAGGACGCTCACCATCATGTACGCCCTGGGCTGGACCCAGCACTCCGTCGGTTCGCAGATGATCCGCACCGCAGCCATGATGCAGCTCCTCCTGGGCAACATAGGCATGGCAGGCGGCGGCATGAACGCCTTGCGCGGCCACTCCAATATCCAGGGCCTCACCGACCTGGGCCTTTTGTCCAACCTTCTGCCCGGTTACCTCACCCTGCCGGGGGACAAGGAGACGGATTACCAGGCATACATCAACAAGCGGGCGCTCAAGCCCCTGCGGCCCGGCCAGCTGTCCTATTGGCAGAACTACACCAAGTTCCATGTCAGCCTGATGAAGGCCTGGTTCGGCGATGCCGCAACGAAAAAGAACAACTGGTGCTTCGACTGGCTGCCCAAGCTGGACAAGGTATACGACGTGCTCCAGACGTTCGAGCTAATGAACCAGGGCAAGCTGAACGGCTACTTCTGCCAAGGCTTTAACCCGCTCGCCGCCTTCCCCAACAAAGCGAAAATCGGCGGGGCCCTGGCCAAGCTCAAATATCTGGTCGTGATCGACCCCCTGGCCACGGAAACCTCATGCTTCTGGGAAAACCACGGCGACCACAACGACGTGGACCCCGCGAAGATCCAGACCGAGGTCTTCCGTCTTCCCTCCACCTGCTTCGCCGAGGAGAACGGGTCGCTCACCAACAGCGGCCGATGGCTGCAATGGCACTACAAGGGCGCCAACCCGCCCGAAGAAGCCAGGCCCGACGCCGACATCGTTGCCGGCATCTTTCTGAAGCTGCGCGAGCTGTACAAAAAGGAGGGCGGCGCGTTCCCTGACCCGATCCTGAACCTTACCTGGAACCATAAGATCCCGCTTGAGCCGGCCCCTGAGGAACTGGCGATGGAGTATAGCGGCAAGGCGCTGGAGGACGTGACCGACCCCAAGGACAAGACCAAGGTCCTGGTGAAGAAAGGCCAGCAGCTGGACGGGTTCGGCCAGCTGAAGGACGACGGCACCACGAGCTGCGGGTGCTGGCTATTCTCCGGCTCCTGGACCGAGAAGGGCAACCTGATGGCTCGGCGGGATAATTCCGATCCCTCCGGCCTGGGCAACACGCTCAACTGGGCGTTCTCCTGGCCTGCCAACCGGCGCATCCTGTACAACCGCGCTTCCAACGATCCGTCGGGAAAACCGTGGGACCCGAAGCGCAAGTTGATCGGCTGGAACGGCGCCGCATGGACCGGCGTGGATGTTCCTGACTTCAAGCCGGACGTGCCGCCGGGCGATCCTATGAACCCCTTCATCATGAACCCCGAAGGAGTGGCGCGGCTGTTCGCCGTGGACAAGATGGCGGAAGGCCCGTTCCCCGAGCACTACGAGCCCTTCGAGACGCCTATAGACACCAATCCGCTTCACCCCAAAGTTGTCAGCAACCCGGCTGCGCGGGTGTTCAAGAACGATTTTGATGCTTTCGGCAAGAGCAAGGATTTCCCTTATGCCGGCACCACGTACCGCCTGACCGAGCACTTCCACTTCTGGACCAAGCACACAAAGCTTTCATCCATCGTGCAGCCCGAGCAGTTCGTGGAGATCGGCGAGGAACTGGCCAAAGAAAAAGGCATCAAGGCCGGCGACTGGGTCAAGGTGTGGTCCAACCGCGGCTTCATCAAGGCGAAGGCGTTGGTGACCAAACGCATCATACCGCTCCAGGTGAACGGCAAGACCGTGCATCACGTGGGCATCCCGATCCACTGGGGCTTTAAAGGCGTCGCCAAGAACGGCTACATCGCCAACACCCTGACCCCGTACGTGGGCGATGCCAACGTGCAGACGCCGGAGTTCAAATCCTTCCTCGTCAACATCGAAAAGGCATAG
- the fdxH gene encoding formate dehydrogenase subunit beta: MALQSLDIIRRSATTTPSPGQRQTQEVVKLIDVSKCIGCKACQVACMEWNDTRDAIGTNHGVYDNPADLTENSWTVMRYSEVKTERGLEWLIRKDGCMHCADPGCLKACPAPGAIVQYSNGIVDFHEENCIGCGYCITGCPFNIPRLSKKDSKVYKCTLCSDRVAVGLEPACVKTCPTGAIVFGTKDDMLHHAEERITDLKSRGFDKAGIYNPQGVGGTHVMYVLQHADRPEIYNSLPRNPSISAMVSLWKDGAKPLATLALGLGVLGAALHYVTKGPNEVSDEIEKEFKDEK; this comes from the coding sequence ATGGCACTTCAATCGCTTGATATCATCCGTCGTTCCGCCACAACCACCCCTTCGCCTGGCCAGCGCCAAACCCAGGAAGTGGTGAAGCTGATCGACGTCTCGAAATGCATCGGCTGCAAGGCCTGCCAGGTGGCGTGCATGGAGTGGAACGACACCCGCGACGCCATTGGAACGAACCACGGCGTATATGACAACCCGGCGGACCTCACGGAGAACTCCTGGACCGTGATGCGCTACAGCGAAGTGAAAACCGAGCGCGGCCTGGAGTGGCTGATCCGCAAGGACGGCTGCATGCACTGCGCCGATCCGGGCTGCCTCAAGGCCTGCCCTGCGCCGGGCGCCATCGTGCAGTACAGCAACGGCATCGTGGATTTCCACGAGGAGAACTGCATCGGCTGCGGCTACTGCATCACCGGCTGCCCGTTCAACATCCCCCGCCTGTCGAAAAAGGACAGCAAGGTCTACAAGTGCACTCTTTGCTCCGACCGGGTGGCGGTGGGGCTGGAGCCGGCCTGCGTCAAGACCTGTCCCACGGGTGCGATCGTGTTCGGTACCAAGGATGACATGCTCCATCACGCCGAGGAACGGATCACTGACCTCAAAAGCCGGGGGTTTGACAAGGCGGGGATCTACAACCCGCAAGGGGTCGGAGGCACCCATGTCATGTATGTGCTCCAGCACGCCGACAGGCCGGAGATCTATAACAGTCTTCCCAGGAACCCCTCTATCAGTGCGATGGTCTCCCTGTGGAAAGATGGCGCCAAGCCGCTGGCCACACTGGCACTCGGCCTGGGTGTGCTCGGTGCTGCTCTTCATTATGTAACCAAGGGTCCCAATGAGGTCTCGGACGAGATCGAGAAGGAGTTCAAAGATGAAAAATGA